A single Sporosarcina sp. FSL W8-0480 DNA region contains:
- a CDS encoding DNA translocase FtsK has product MSKKSKKRKKASASRKKKDGINPLVYEVSGLTMIGFAIIIIFEFGIVGRGLSSFARLLFGNWHGAVPFLLIVQALLFMINRKTVAWKNRIVGGSLFVLASLLLFSHIHLFKELYESKVLMTNSALKETWKVLVTNGGVTSRSGALGGGIVGAILFALFHTLFDSSGATVAGVLLLLVGIILLTGKAFVPYILEMYPKIATSFKAKFERNEKSRKNEKKPKEKQDSPLPSRMSRSKKGKQLDSENEQEFTPHVDENVEIISKPIISNFMENVNKSTHDEQAAVSELERPVEQKREETNSPEQNQMDTYSGVAGEEENVSYILPSPSLLRQTPSNDQSAEFVSIQANAEKLEKTFLSFGVKATVEQVHLGPAVTKYEVLPDTGVKVSRIVSLADDIALALAASDIRIEAPIPGKSAVGIEVPNSSVAIVSLREVIEAKENNRPDSKLMIALGRDVTGQAMMAELNKMPHVLVAGSTGSGKSVCINGIIISILMRAKPHEVKMMMIDPKMVELNVYNGVPHLLAPVVTDPRKASQALKKVVSEMERRYELFSHTGTRNIEGYNEHIEQWNVENDEKHPKMPYIVVIVDELADLMMVASSDVEDSITRLAQMARAAGIHLIIATQRPSVDVITGIIKANIPSRIAFAVSSAVDSRTILDGSGAEKLLGRGDMLFLPAGASKPVRIQGAFVSDQEVQSIVDFVIEQQKAQYQEEMIPTDIEEVQPHEETDELYDEAVQLVIEMQTASVSMLQRRFRIGYSRAARIVDQMEMRGVVGPPEGSKPRQVLVSRTEVDIH; this is encoded by the coding sequence ATGTCCAAAAAATCGAAGAAAAGAAAAAAGGCAAGTGCTTCACGGAAAAAGAAAGATGGCATTAATCCATTAGTGTATGAAGTTTCAGGTTTAACAATGATCGGTTTCGCCATTATTATTATTTTCGAGTTTGGAATAGTAGGAAGAGGTCTGTCCTCGTTTGCGAGACTGCTATTTGGTAATTGGCATGGAGCTGTCCCATTTTTATTGATTGTCCAAGCGCTTCTTTTCATGATCAATCGTAAAACAGTAGCGTGGAAAAATCGTATTGTTGGGGGTAGTCTATTCGTCCTTGCAAGTTTATTACTCTTTAGCCATATCCACTTATTTAAAGAATTGTATGAAAGTAAAGTACTCATGACCAATTCGGCTTTGAAAGAGACATGGAAAGTCCTTGTAACTAACGGAGGAGTAACTTCCAGAAGTGGTGCGCTTGGAGGAGGCATAGTTGGTGCTATCCTATTTGCTCTATTCCATACATTATTTGATTCCTCTGGTGCGACTGTTGCTGGGGTACTTCTTTTGTTGGTCGGTATCATTCTATTAACAGGAAAAGCATTCGTTCCGTATATTTTAGAGATGTATCCGAAAATAGCAACATCTTTTAAAGCGAAATTCGAAAGAAACGAAAAGAGCAGGAAGAACGAAAAGAAACCAAAAGAAAAACAGGATTCACCTTTACCATCAAGAATGTCCCGATCCAAAAAAGGGAAACAACTTGATAGTGAAAACGAGCAAGAGTTTACACCTCACGTGGATGAGAATGTAGAAATTATCTCTAAACCGATTATTTCTAACTTCATGGAAAATGTAAATAAGTCGACCCACGATGAACAAGCCGCTGTATCAGAGTTGGAAAGACCAGTAGAGCAGAAAAGGGAAGAAACGAACAGCCCTGAACAAAATCAGATGGACACGTATTCTGGGGTTGCAGGTGAGGAGGAGAATGTTTCATATATACTTCCGTCGCCTTCATTACTACGCCAGACTCCTTCAAATGACCAATCTGCAGAGTTTGTTTCCATCCAAGCCAATGCCGAAAAGCTTGAGAAGACGTTTTTAAGTTTCGGTGTGAAAGCTACGGTTGAACAAGTACATTTAGGTCCTGCTGTAACAAAGTATGAAGTGCTCCCTGACACGGGTGTGAAAGTTAGTAGAATCGTTAGTCTTGCGGATGATATTGCACTTGCCCTCGCAGCAAGTGACATTCGAATCGAGGCACCAATTCCTGGGAAATCTGCTGTCGGGATTGAAGTGCCGAATAGTTCTGTCGCTATTGTGAGTCTGCGGGAAGTTATTGAAGCAAAAGAAAATAATCGCCCCGATTCTAAATTGATGATTGCGCTTGGTCGAGATGTGACTGGACAAGCAATGATGGCTGAGCTGAATAAAATGCCACACGTTCTTGTAGCAGGATCGACGGGCAGCGGGAAAAGTGTATGCATCAACGGCATTATTATTAGTATTTTAATGCGTGCCAAGCCCCACGAAGTTAAAATGATGATGATTGACCCTAAAATGGTTGAATTGAATGTGTACAATGGAGTTCCCCATTTGTTAGCGCCGGTTGTAACCGATCCCCGGAAAGCTTCCCAGGCTCTAAAGAAGGTTGTATCTGAAATGGAACGCCGATATGAATTGTTCTCTCATACAGGAACTCGGAATATTGAAGGGTACAACGAACATATCGAGCAATGGAATGTAGAAAACGATGAAAAACATCCGAAAATGCCTTATATCGTAGTGATTGTTGATGAGCTTGCAGATTTAATGATGGTTGCTTCGAGTGATGTCGAAGATTCTATTACTCGTCTTGCCCAAATGGCAAGGGCTGCTGGTATCCATTTAATCATTGCGACTCAACGTCCAAGTGTAGATGTCATTACAGGGATTATTAAGGCAAACATTCCTTCACGAATCGCATTTGCTGTTTCATCTGCTGTAGACTCAAGAACAATTTTAGACGGCTCTGGAGCAGAGAAGCTTTTGGGTAGGGGTGATATGTTATTCCTGCCTGCTGGTGCATCGAAACCAGTTAGAATTCAAGGAGCCTTCGTTTCCGATCAGGAAGTGCAAAGTATTGTCGACTTCGTCATAGAACAACAAAAGGCTCAATATCAAGAAGAAATGATACCTACAGATATCGAGGAAGTACAACCACATGAAGAAACGGATGAGTTGTATGATGAAGCTGTACAATTGGTCATAGAGATGCAGACTGCCTCAGTATCTATGTTGCAACGACGTTTCCGAATTGGATATTCAAGGGCGGCCCGGATTGTCGATCAAATGGAAATGCGTGGAGTCGTAGGTCCTCCGGAGGGCAGTAAGCCGAGACAAGTCCTTGTTTCTCGAACGGAAGTCGATATTCATTAA
- a CDS encoding GntR family transcriptional regulator, which produces MLVKTDQRHLYVQVIERLKDDIESGVFKENEKFPSEFELARNLGVSRATLREALRVLEEEKVIIRKHGVGTFVNPRPIFSSGIEQLSSVSSMIRDAGMEPGTIFMEVQESFPTDELKAKFDCETEDGLVTIKRVRTADGDPVVYCIDHVLSKNLNAGAEDLLKESIFDSLEKSGKIKIAQAIANIEPLGYDDEASSILRCGVDIPLLVLIQYHYSEEGEMVLYSKNYFRADKFSFHVVRKRV; this is translated from the coding sequence ATGTTGGTTAAGACGGATCAAAGGCATTTATACGTGCAAGTAATTGAACGTTTAAAGGATGATATTGAATCCGGAGTATTCAAAGAAAATGAGAAATTCCCCTCGGAATTTGAGCTTGCGAGGAACTTAGGCGTCAGTAGGGCGACACTAAGGGAAGCCTTGCGTGTTCTTGAAGAAGAAAAAGTGATTATTCGCAAACATGGAGTAGGCACTTTCGTGAATCCGCGCCCAATATTCTCATCAGGTATCGAACAACTATCAAGCGTTTCGTCAATGATTCGAGATGCTGGGATGGAACCAGGTACTATATTTATGGAGGTTCAAGAGAGTTTTCCTACTGATGAATTGAAGGCGAAATTTGATTGCGAAACGGAAGATGGTCTTGTTACAATTAAAAGGGTTAGAACGGCTGATGGAGATCCAGTTGTATATTGTATCGATCACGTACTTTCCAAGAATTTAAATGCTGGGGCAGAGGACTTATTGAAAGAATCAATTTTTGATTCGCTCGAAAAATCGGGTAAGATTAAAATTGCCCAAGCTATAGCGAATATTGAACCACTTGGGTACGATGATGAAGCCTCCTCAATTTTAAGATGTGGAGTGGATATTCCTTTGCTTGTTTTAATTCAGTATCACTACAGCGAAGAAGGCGAAATGGTCCTTTACTCTAAGAATTATTTTAGGGCCGATAAGTTCAGCTTTCATGTAGTTAGAAAAAGGGTATAA
- a CDS encoding BMP family protein: MSKRKYGLALSLVLAAGTLLGACGTDKDKKDSTSSKGGNESNFSVAMVTDVGGVDDKSFNQSAWEGIQKFGKDNGLAEGDGGYTYLQSKGEADYTTNLNALVRRDFNLVFGVGFMMEEAIGTIASQQTDKQFAIIDGVVDEPNVASILFKEQEGAFLAGVAAALMTKTDKIGFVGGVDIPVINRFEAGFVEGVAAVNPNIKVDVKYTGFFDKAELGKAEAARMYSSGVDIIFHAAGGTGNGVFSEAKERKQADKNANVWVIGVDSDQYDEGQVGSDNVTLTSMLKRVDVAVQDISALAKEGKFPGGETKVYGLHDDGIKLADSRGAIPEDVLKQIDEYAQKIADGEIVVSESLK, from the coding sequence GTGAGCAAACGTAAATACGGACTTGCATTATCATTGGTTCTTGCAGCAGGTACATTACTTGGTGCATGTGGTACGGACAAAGACAAAAAAGATTCTACATCATCAAAAGGTGGAAATGAATCAAACTTTTCAGTAGCGATGGTTACGGATGTCGGTGGTGTTGACGATAAATCCTTCAACCAATCAGCTTGGGAAGGGATTCAAAAGTTTGGTAAGGACAACGGTTTGGCTGAAGGAGATGGCGGTTACACATATCTTCAATCAAAAGGTGAAGCAGACTATACAACAAACTTAAATGCACTCGTTCGTCGTGATTTTAACCTCGTATTTGGCGTAGGTTTCATGATGGAAGAAGCAATCGGCACGATTGCAAGCCAACAAACAGATAAGCAATTTGCAATCATTGACGGTGTTGTTGATGAACCGAACGTAGCAAGCATTCTGTTCAAAGAGCAAGAAGGGGCATTCCTTGCAGGTGTCGCTGCAGCATTAATGACAAAAACTGATAAAATCGGATTTGTCGGCGGTGTGGATATCCCTGTTATTAACCGTTTTGAAGCTGGATTTGTTGAAGGTGTTGCAGCAGTAAATCCTAACATTAAAGTTGACGTGAAATACACTGGATTCTTTGACAAAGCTGAACTTGGTAAAGCTGAAGCGGCTCGTATGTATTCTTCAGGCGTAGACATTATCTTCCACGCAGCTGGTGGAACAGGTAACGGTGTTTTCTCTGAAGCGAAGGAACGTAAACAAGCTGATAAAAATGCAAATGTATGGGTGATCGGTGTTGACTCTGACCAATACGACGAAGGTCAAGTTGGATCTGACAACGTTACATTGACGTCTATGCTGAAGCGTGTTGACGTGGCGGTACAAGACATCTCCGCACTTGCTAAGGAAGGTAAATTCCCAGGCGGAGAAACAAAAGTTTACGGTCTTCATGACGATGGCATAAAACTTGCAGATTCTCGTGGTGCGATTCCTGAAGATGTTCTGAAACAAATTGACGAATATGCTCAAAAAATCGCTGATGGTGAAATCGTAGTATCTGAATCCCTAAAATAA
- a CDS encoding ABC transporter ATP-binding protein: MEYVIEMLNITKKFGEFRANDNITLQLGKGEIHALLGENGAGKSTLMNVLFGLYQPEDGEIRVNGKRVNISNPNVANDLGIGMVHQHFMLVENLTVTENIILGSEPKKMGVVNIKDAAKKVAEISKLYGLNVDPFAKIEDISVGMQQRVEILKTLYRGANILIFDEPTASLTPQEIQELIAIMKKLITEGKSIILITHKLQEIMDVSDRVTVIRKGQGIGTVVTSETNPEELATLMVGRQVTFKTEKGPANPTDEVLSIQNLVVTDNRGIERVKGLNLSIRKGEIVGLAGIDGNGQTELIEAIAGLRKVKSGKITINSKDITGKTPREITQSGLGHIPQDRHKHGLVLNFSVGYNAALQEYYHEPYSKNGIMNYKEISLKANKIIEEYDVRTQGEWELSRALSGGNQQKLIIGREVSRDPDLLIAALPTRGLDVGAIEFIHKRLIEQRDNGKAVFLISFELDEVMNVSDRIAVIHDGQIVDTVIPAETNEQELGLLMAGHAIKGKDALKEGVDRDVK, from the coding sequence TTGGAATATGTCATTGAGATGTTGAACATTACAAAGAAATTTGGTGAATTCCGGGCGAATGACAACATCACCCTACAATTGGGAAAAGGAGAAATCCATGCGTTATTAGGTGAAAACGGCGCCGGGAAATCTACATTGATGAACGTATTATTCGGGTTATATCAACCTGAAGATGGAGAAATACGTGTCAATGGAAAAAGGGTCAATATCTCGAATCCAAACGTAGCAAATGATTTGGGAATTGGTATGGTTCATCAACATTTCATGCTTGTAGAAAATCTGACTGTTACAGAAAATATTATTCTTGGCAGTGAGCCGAAAAAAATGGGTGTTGTCAACATCAAGGACGCTGCAAAAAAAGTCGCGGAAATCTCTAAACTTTACGGTTTGAATGTAGATCCATTTGCGAAAATTGAAGACATTTCTGTTGGGATGCAGCAACGGGTGGAAATTTTAAAAACACTATATCGCGGTGCTAACATTCTCATATTTGACGAACCGACGGCTTCACTAACCCCACAAGAAATTCAAGAATTGATTGCTATCATGAAGAAGTTGATAACTGAAGGCAAGTCAATCATATTAATCACTCATAAGTTACAAGAGATTATGGATGTATCTGACCGCGTCACGGTCATCCGAAAGGGTCAGGGAATCGGGACAGTTGTCACTTCTGAAACGAACCCAGAAGAATTGGCAACATTGATGGTCGGTAGACAAGTTACCTTTAAAACTGAAAAAGGTCCTGCAAACCCCACTGATGAAGTATTGTCCATACAGAATCTTGTTGTTACAGATAACCGGGGGATTGAAAGAGTAAAAGGTTTGAATCTATCAATTCGAAAAGGTGAAATTGTCGGACTTGCCGGTATTGATGGGAATGGCCAAACCGAGTTGATTGAAGCTATTGCTGGCCTAAGAAAAGTGAAAAGCGGTAAAATCACGATTAATTCTAAAGATATTACTGGCAAAACTCCAAGAGAAATAACGCAATCTGGCCTTGGACATATCCCTCAAGACAGACATAAGCATGGTCTTGTACTGAATTTCTCGGTCGGCTATAATGCCGCATTGCAAGAATATTACCATGAGCCATATTCGAAAAATGGAATCATGAACTATAAGGAAATCTCATTAAAAGCTAATAAAATCATAGAAGAATATGACGTTCGTACTCAAGGAGAGTGGGAACTTTCCCGCGCATTATCTGGAGGAAACCAACAAAAACTGATTATCGGCCGTGAAGTATCCAGGGATCCAGATTTGCTCATTGCGGCATTACCTACAAGAGGACTCGATGTAGGTGCGATTGAGTTTATTCACAAACGTCTAATTGAACAGCGTGATAATGGGAAGGCAGTTTTCCTAATATCATTCGAGTTAGATGAAGTTATGAATGTTTCAGATCGTATTGCGGTTATCCACGATGGACAAATAGTAGACACTGTAATTCCAGCTGAAACAAATGAACAGGAATTAGGTCTATTGATGGCAGGGCATGCCATCAAAGGTAAAGACGCATTGAAAGAAGGTGTGGATCGAGATGTCAAATAG
- a CDS encoding ABC transporter permease — MSNRVISLLVPVISIILGLLVGAIVMLFSGYDPVNGYIALWNGIFGDSYAIGETIRQISPYILAGLAVAFAFRTGLFNIGVEGQLMVGWFTAVYVGAAFELPMIIHLPITLLAAAAAGALWGFVPGLLKATLRVHEVIVTIMMNYVALHVVNALIKTVSGGNYKTEKIQPTASLRSDFLSNLTDYSTLHYGIFVALAMVVVMWFILEKTKTGFELKSVGFNENASQYAGMNVKKNIILSMVISGAFAGLAGAMEGLGTFGSMTSQGGFTGIGFDGIAVALLGANTPLGVIFGASLFGSLKYGANNMPNAANIPLEIVSIVVALIIFFVASGYIIRVGLQRLNKKKEAK, encoded by the coding sequence ATGTCAAATAGAGTTATTAGTCTTTTAGTTCCGGTCATTTCGATCATACTTGGTTTACTTGTCGGAGCAATTGTTATGCTTTTCAGTGGCTATGATCCGGTTAACGGATATATAGCACTTTGGAATGGGATTTTTGGAGATAGCTATGCTATTGGCGAAACGATACGGCAAATCAGCCCTTATATACTTGCGGGACTTGCTGTAGCATTCGCATTCCGTACGGGACTATTCAATATTGGTGTTGAAGGACAGTTAATGGTAGGTTGGTTTACTGCTGTGTATGTCGGGGCGGCATTTGAACTTCCTATGATCATCCATTTACCAATTACTCTGTTAGCGGCTGCAGCAGCAGGTGCCCTTTGGGGATTTGTCCCTGGACTTTTGAAGGCAACGCTTCGAGTGCATGAAGTTATTGTAACAATCATGATGAACTATGTTGCCCTTCATGTTGTGAATGCATTGATCAAAACAGTTTCAGGCGGAAACTATAAAACAGAAAAAATTCAACCGACAGCATCATTGCGGTCAGATTTCCTTTCGAATTTAACAGATTACTCAACGCTTCACTATGGTATTTTTGTTGCCTTGGCGATGGTTGTCGTAATGTGGTTCATCTTGGAAAAAACAAAAACTGGTTTCGAGTTAAAATCAGTCGGTTTCAACGAAAATGCTTCCCAGTATGCAGGGATGAATGTTAAAAAGAACATTATCCTTTCCATGGTCATCTCCGGTGCGTTTGCCGGGCTTGCTGGCGCAATGGAAGGTCTTGGAACCTTCGGCAGCATGACAAGCCAAGGTGGTTTCACGGGTATTGGATTTGACGGAATTGCGGTTGCACTACTTGGTGCAAACACTCCGCTTGGTGTAATTTTCGGTGCTTCTTTATTCGGTTCACTCAAGTATGGTGCGAATAATATGCCGAATGCCGCAAATATCCCGCTTGAGATTGTTTCAATCGTCGTTGCACTTATCATTTTCTTTGTTGCTTCAGGATATATCATCCGTGTTGGACTGCAACGTCTGAATAAGAAAAAGGAGGCGAAATGA
- a CDS encoding ABC transporter permease, with protein MSFLEVLYFIIPTSIAYAAPLILTAIGGVFSERSGVVNIGLEGLMVMGAFVGIVFNLAFVNVFGGWTPWIALLAAMLVAAIFSIMHAVASVSFRADQVVSGVAINMLGIAIALFSVKLMFGKGQTDFIQQKIPRINVPILQDIPIIGPMFFKSLYGTSVLAIAIAFIAWFVIYKTPFGLRLRSVGEHPMAADTMGINVSKIRYTAVIISGGLAGIGGAIYSQTMTGDFGHATINGQGFMALAAMIFGKWHPIGALGAALFFGFAQTLAISAGSIDIDFIQKIPAVYFHILPYVLTILALAGFIGKANAPKANGVPYIKGSR; from the coding sequence ATGAGCTTTTTAGAAGTTCTCTATTTTATCATCCCGACTTCAATCGCTTATGCCGCCCCTCTAATCCTTACAGCAATAGGTGGCGTTTTCTCCGAACGCTCCGGTGTTGTCAATATTGGACTTGAAGGCCTTATGGTAATGGGTGCGTTTGTAGGTATTGTTTTCAATTTAGCTTTTGTTAACGTATTTGGCGGGTGGACACCGTGGATTGCACTTCTTGCCGCGATGCTCGTTGCTGCAATCTTCTCTATCATGCACGCTGTCGCTTCCGTTTCCTTCCGGGCTGATCAGGTAGTTTCTGGGGTAGCGATCAATATGTTAGGGATTGCAATTGCGTTGTTCTCTGTAAAATTGATGTTCGGTAAAGGACAGACTGATTTCATTCAGCAAAAAATTCCGCGTATCAATGTTCCGATCTTACAGGACATCCCGATCATCGGGCCGATGTTCTTCAAATCACTTTATGGTACTTCCGTTTTGGCAATCGCTATCGCTTTCATCGCGTGGTTCGTCATCTACAAAACACCATTCGGCCTACGGCTTCGCTCAGTAGGGGAACATCCGATGGCCGCTGATACGATGGGGATCAATGTCTCGAAAATCCGTTATACTGCGGTAATCATTTCTGGTGGTCTTGCAGGTATCGGCGGGGCAATTTACTCTCAAACGATGACAGGTGATTTTGGTCACGCAACGATTAACGGCCAAGGTTTCATGGCATTGGCTGCGATGATTTTTGGTAAATGGCATCCGATTGGGGCACTTGGAGCTGCCTTATTCTTCGGTTTTGCTCAAACTCTTGCAATCAGTGCCGGATCAATTGATATCGATTTCATTCAAAAAATACCAGCTGTTTACTTCCACATTCTACCGTACGTCTTGACCATCTTGGCGCTCGCTGGATTTATCGGAAAAGCGAACGCACCAAAGGCGAATGGTGTACCTTATATTAAGGGAAGCAGATAA
- a CDS encoding pitrilysin family protein, whose protein sequence is MFKKVVLQKGVNLYIRQTEQFKTITMSIKWISELDAKQAAHRAVLSNVLQDSNAEYREQSELRKALDELYGTVLYLDASKRDNTHIISLNMECVNDEYLSTDGVFNDALKMIQTVIFKPNFKDGTFDESVLRREKRTVIERIRSIYDDKARYAHKRMFDLMRPNSPASISANGTEEDVESITGATLLDTYENMLKNDAVDIYIVGDVKEEEIVEKFKEMFNFQEREFVRKPSELDVYDVKDVKTTFEKQDMKQGKLQVGYSTPVSFYHPDYPKMQVTNGVFGGFAHSKLFMNVREKESMAYTVNSAYAAYYGVVYVMAGIDAELEEKAVKLIGEQLDALKNGDVTNTELEQTVALLSNSIRSAFDSARGQIEIYDQYKYFDADFSADKWIAQWKAVTIEDIKQMASQIKLELIYLLSGREA, encoded by the coding sequence ATGTTTAAGAAAGTTGTGCTGCAAAAGGGCGTCAACCTCTATATTCGACAAACAGAACAATTCAAGACAATTACAATGTCTATAAAATGGATTTCGGAATTAGATGCAAAGCAAGCCGCGCATCGTGCTGTATTATCGAATGTACTACAGGATTCAAATGCCGAATATAGAGAACAAAGTGAATTGAGAAAGGCATTGGATGAACTTTATGGCACCGTTCTTTACCTGGATGCATCTAAACGTGACAACACACATATTATCTCGCTTAATATGGAATGTGTGAACGATGAGTACCTGTCTACAGACGGTGTTTTTAATGATGCTTTAAAGATGATACAAACTGTTATTTTCAAACCGAATTTTAAAGATGGTACATTTGACGAATCTGTTTTGCGTCGTGAAAAACGAACTGTGATTGAACGTATCCGATCAATCTATGATGATAAAGCAAGATATGCCCATAAGCGAATGTTCGATTTAATGCGTCCGAATAGCCCGGCTTCTATTTCAGCTAACGGAACCGAAGAAGATGTAGAAAGTATTACTGGTGCAACTCTTCTCGATACATATGAGAATATGTTGAAAAATGATGCGGTTGACATTTATATTGTCGGGGATGTCAAAGAGGAAGAAATAGTTGAAAAATTTAAAGAGATGTTTAACTTTCAAGAGAGGGAGTTTGTCCGTAAGCCTTCCGAACTTGACGTGTATGATGTGAAAGACGTCAAAACGACCTTTGAGAAACAGGATATGAAGCAAGGGAAATTGCAAGTTGGATATAGCACACCCGTATCCTTTTATCATCCAGACTATCCTAAAATGCAAGTTACAAATGGGGTTTTCGGCGGATTTGCACATAGTAAATTATTCATGAATGTCCGTGAAAAAGAGAGCATGGCGTACACTGTAAATAGTGCCTACGCTGCGTATTATGGCGTAGTATATGTAATGGCTGGAATTGATGCAGAGCTTGAGGAGAAGGCGGTAAAATTAATTGGTGAACAACTTGATGCTTTAAAGAACGGTGATGTTACAAATACGGAACTTGAGCAAACCGTTGCGTTATTATCGAACAGTATTCGAAGTGCGTTTGACTCTGCACGAGGGCAAATCGAAATTTACGATCAATATAAATACTTTGACGCGGATTTCTCCGCTGATAAATGGATTGCACAGTGGAAGGCGGTAACCATTGAAGACATCAAACAGATGGCCTCACAGATTAAATTGGAGCTCATCTACTTGTTATCGGGAAGGGAGGCATAA
- a CDS encoding pitrilysin family protein: MEKITFDNLQETLFHEKLDNGLSVYILPKRGFSKTYVTFTTKYGSIDRTFIPRGKKDFVTVPDGIAHFLEHKMFDKKEGDVFQKFGVLGASANAFTSFTRTSYLFSTTENLYENTKVLLDFVQEPYFTKEKVDKEKGIIAQEITMYDDNPDWRNYFGTIESLYKEHPVRIDIAGTIDTIEEITAEHLYECYETFYHPSNMAVFVIGAVDPDEMMNFIKEDQKGKEFSEPEEITREFPEEPLEAATKKTVLEMDVQRPKFNFGMKCNRTDLKGEDMLRQDLAVNLVLDILFGRTSEFYTNAYKNNLIDETFHYDFTLEKGFGFATVESDTENPTDLEAAIQKTIISEVENWTITEADLERARKRRIGQFMRSLNSIEFISNQFTAYNFNDMNLFDVVPTLEKMTLDDLKDAFSTISSVESHTVMTIVPKAKEN; this comes from the coding sequence ATGGAAAAGATCACCTTTGACAATTTACAAGAAACTTTATTCCACGAGAAGCTTGATAATGGATTAAGTGTGTATATATTACCTAAACGAGGATTTTCCAAGACATATGTCACATTTACTACAAAATATGGTTCAATTGATCGAACATTCATCCCAAGAGGGAAGAAGGATTTTGTAACAGTACCGGATGGAATCGCCCACTTTTTAGAACATAAGATGTTCGATAAAAAAGAAGGGGATGTCTTTCAGAAATTTGGGGTTTTAGGAGCGAGTGCGAACGCATTCACCTCTTTTACACGGACATCGTACTTATTCTCGACGACTGAAAACCTTTATGAAAACACGAAAGTATTATTGGATTTTGTCCAAGAGCCGTATTTCACGAAGGAAAAGGTTGATAAGGAAAAAGGGATTATCGCTCAAGAGATTACAATGTATGATGATAATCCAGACTGGCGTAACTATTTTGGTACGATTGAAAGCCTATACAAAGAACATCCAGTTAGAATCGATATCGCGGGAACTATTGATACAATAGAGGAAATTACTGCTGAACATTTGTATGAGTGTTACGAAACATTCTACCACCCTTCGAATATGGCTGTTTTCGTCATTGGTGCTGTTGACCCGGATGAAATGATGAATTTCATCAAGGAAGATCAGAAGGGGAAGGAGTTTTCTGAACCTGAAGAGATTACAAGGGAATTTCCGGAAGAGCCGCTCGAAGCTGCTACGAAGAAAACAGTTCTTGAAATGGATGTCCAAAGACCGAAATTCAATTTTGGCATGAAGTGTAACCGTACAGATCTTAAGGGAGAAGATATGCTACGTCAAGATTTGGCAGTTAATCTTGTTCTCGACATCCTATTCGGTAGGACATCCGAATTCTACACGAACGCTTACAAAAACAATTTGATTGATGAAACCTTCCATTATGATTTCACTTTGGAAAAAGGCTTTGGATTTGCAACTGTTGAGTCAGATACAGAAAATCCGACAGATTTGGAAGCTGCAATCCAAAAAACGATTATTTCAGAGGTTGAAAATTGGACAATTACTGAGGCGGACTTGGAACGTGCACGAAAGCGAAGAATCGGCCAATTTATGCGCTCGCTAAATTCGATTGAATTCATTTCCAACCAATTCACAGCTTATAATTTTAATGATATGAATTTATTCGACGTTGTTCCGACCCTTGAAAAGATGACCTTAGATGACCTTAAAGATGCCTTCTCTACGATTTCGAGCGTTGAAAGTCATACAGTTATGACAATCGTTCCTAAAGCGAAGGAAAACTGA